The following are encoded in a window of Nitrospirota bacterium genomic DNA:
- the dnaE gene encoding DNA polymerase III subunit alpha, whose product MASQFVHLHLHTQFSLLDGANQIEPLVQQIKTFNQPAVAMTDHGNMFGAIEFYRKAKEAGIKPIIGCEAYMAPGSRLAAKDSGLAHNDYYHLILLARNLTGYQNLIKLVSKAYLEGFYYKPRMDKEILKEHHEGLIALSGCLSGEIPYLIGQKDMAGAMAVAGEFQEIFGKEHFYLEVQANGLDHQRVANSGLLEMSKKMDIPLVGTNDCHYLKKEDFRPHELMLCLQTGKTISDPNRMKFDTDQLYVKSTDEVTAAFIEFPEAVNNTCRIADNCDLQLTLNKTYLPQYKVPEGFTRETYLESLAQAGLAARLKERPSQILQAAYELRLREEITIICSMGFAGYFLIVWDIIKFARSRNIPVGPGRGSAAGSLVAYALRITDLDPLVYTLLFERFLNPERVSLPDIDMDFCMDRRNEVINYVVDKYGKDHVAQIITFGTLGAKAAIRDVGRVLEIPYAEVDRVAKLVPNQLNITLQQALDQEPKLQELVNTDPRVNELMGIARSLEGLARHASTHAAGVVISEGPLTDHVPLYKGSNDEVVTQYSMGDVEKIGLVKFDFLGLKTLTMIKRAEDLINAGRPGAPPLVMEQVPFDDPKTFALLSSGKTIGLFQLESSGMRDLLTGLKPDRFEDIIAIIALYRPGPMDLIPDFIKRKQGKIPITYETPELEPILKDTYGVIVYQEQVMAIANKVAGFSLGQADILRRAMGKKKPEEMEKLRAQFIAGAKTNKIPDKKAEKLYELIQKFAGYGFNKSHAAAYAVVCYQTGYLKAHYPTEFMAALMTTDMGNADKIVGYFTECRDLNIKVLPPDVNQSHKNFTVVEQAIRFGLAAIKNVGEGAVESIIEIRNNSGPFKSFFEFCRRVDLHKVNKRMLEGLIKTGAFDSTGAKRSQLAAVLDQAVEDGASAQRERDLGQTNIFGDELGGDDSAEPLAAPPLPNIPEWDQSERLKHERELTGFYISSHPLARYEATMKALSTATTISLPESSDGREVKLCGIITTVKSMLTKKGDKMAYLTLEDLLGVVEIIIFPDLYKNASELIVVERLVRITGTVDRGDKGTKIRGSKIEPLAEVQAQAIKRVHIRLIDHPDVGEQLPRLREVFQRHPGNTTISLTLRMDVSQEAVTAPLPNLTITPSERFVADVEEVLGKGAIFLLS is encoded by the coding sequence GTGGCATCGCAATTCGTCCATCTCCATCTCCATACCCAGTTCAGTCTCCTGGACGGCGCGAATCAAATCGAGCCGCTCGTCCAGCAGATCAAAACGTTCAATCAGCCAGCCGTGGCCATGACCGATCATGGCAACATGTTCGGCGCCATCGAGTTCTACCGTAAGGCCAAAGAAGCCGGCATCAAGCCCATCATCGGCTGCGAAGCCTACATGGCGCCAGGCAGTCGATTGGCTGCCAAAGACAGCGGCCTCGCCCATAACGACTACTATCACTTGATCCTCCTGGCTCGAAACCTTACCGGCTATCAGAATCTGATCAAGCTCGTGAGTAAGGCATACCTTGAAGGATTCTACTATAAACCACGGATGGATAAGGAAATTCTGAAAGAGCACCATGAGGGACTGATTGCCCTCTCCGGCTGCTTAAGCGGCGAGATTCCCTATCTCATTGGCCAGAAAGACATGGCTGGCGCGATGGCGGTAGCCGGGGAATTTCAAGAAATCTTCGGGAAGGAACATTTCTACCTGGAAGTACAGGCGAACGGGTTGGACCATCAACGAGTCGCCAATAGTGGCCTACTTGAGATGTCCAAGAAGATGGACATCCCCCTGGTCGGCACCAACGATTGCCACTATCTGAAGAAAGAAGATTTCCGCCCACACGAACTGATGCTCTGCCTGCAAACCGGCAAGACGATCAGCGACCCGAATCGCATGAAGTTTGATACGGATCAGCTCTATGTGAAATCGACAGACGAGGTCACGGCCGCCTTTATCGAGTTCCCCGAGGCCGTCAATAATACCTGTCGCATTGCGGACAACTGCGACCTTCAACTGACGCTCAACAAAACCTATCTCCCGCAATATAAAGTGCCCGAAGGCTTTACGCGGGAAACGTACCTAGAAAGCCTGGCCCAGGCGGGACTCGCAGCCAGACTGAAAGAACGGCCCAGCCAGATCCTGCAGGCCGCCTATGAGCTGCGCCTGCGCGAAGAAATCACCATCATCTGCTCGATGGGGTTTGCCGGTTATTTCCTGATCGTGTGGGACATCATCAAGTTTGCCCGCTCGCGCAATATTCCGGTCGGGCCTGGCCGAGGCTCCGCCGCCGGAAGTCTCGTCGCCTATGCGCTGCGGATCACGGATCTCGATCCCCTCGTCTACACGCTCCTGTTCGAACGGTTCCTGAATCCGGAACGTGTGTCCCTCCCGGATATCGACATGGACTTCTGCATGGATCGCCGTAACGAGGTGATCAACTACGTGGTCGATAAGTACGGCAAAGACCATGTGGCCCAGATCATTACGTTCGGGACGCTGGGAGCGAAAGCCGCGATCCGCGACGTGGGCCGCGTGCTGGAAATTCCCTATGCCGAAGTCGATCGCGTGGCCAAGCTCGTCCCCAATCAGCTCAACATCACGCTCCAGCAGGCGCTCGATCAAGAACCGAAACTGCAAGAGCTCGTCAACACCGATCCACGGGTCAACGAGCTGATGGGAATTGCCCGCTCCCTCGAAGGACTGGCCCGCCATGCTTCGACCCACGCAGCCGGCGTCGTGATTTCCGAAGGACCGCTCACGGATCATGTGCCGCTCTACAAAGGCTCAAACGACGAAGTCGTCACCCAATATTCGATGGGCGACGTCGAAAAAATCGGGCTCGTGAAGTTCGACTTCCTGGGTCTCAAAACGCTCACCATGATCAAACGTGCCGAGGATCTGATCAATGCGGGACGTCCCGGCGCTCCTCCGTTGGTCATGGAGCAGGTGCCGTTCGACGACCCCAAGACCTTTGCCCTCCTCTCGTCCGGAAAAACCATCGGCCTCTTCCAGTTAGAAAGCTCGGGCATGCGCGACCTCCTGACCGGTCTGAAACCAGACCGCTTCGAGGACATCATCGCTATTATCGCGCTCTACCGCCCTGGCCCGATGGATCTGATCCCCGACTTCATCAAACGAAAACAGGGCAAGATCCCCATCACCTACGAAACGCCTGAGCTCGAACCGATCCTGAAGGACACCTACGGGGTCATTGTCTATCAGGAGCAGGTGATGGCGATCGCCAACAAGGTGGCAGGCTTCTCGCTTGGCCAAGCCGACATTCTCCGGCGCGCGATGGGTAAAAAGAAGCCGGAGGAGATGGAGAAGTTGCGCGCGCAGTTCATCGCTGGTGCCAAGACGAACAAGATCCCCGATAAGAAGGCGGAGAAACTCTACGAACTGATCCAGAAGTTTGCCGGCTACGGGTTCAATAAGTCGCATGCGGCGGCCTATGCCGTCGTCTGTTATCAGACCGGCTATCTCAAAGCCCATTATCCGACTGAGTTCATGGCCGCCCTGATGACGACCGACATGGGGAACGCCGACAAGATCGTGGGCTACTTCACGGAATGTCGAGACCTCAACATCAAAGTCTTGCCTCCGGACGTCAATCAAAGTCATAAAAATTTTACCGTGGTGGAGCAGGCCATCCGGTTCGGCCTGGCGGCCATCAAGAATGTCGGCGAAGGCGCCGTCGAATCGATCATCGAGATCCGAAATAATAGCGGTCCCTTTAAATCCTTCTTCGAGTTTTGCCGGCGAGTCGATCTTCACAAGGTCAACAAGCGCATGCTCGAAGGGCTGATCAAGACAGGCGCGTTCGATTCGACCGGTGCGAAACGCTCCCAACTGGCCGCCGTCCTGGATCAGGCCGTCGAAGACGGCGCGTCCGCGCAGCGCGAACGGGATCTTGGACAGACCAATATTTTCGGCGATGAGTTAGGCGGAGACGATTCGGCTGAGCCGTTGGCCGCGCCGCCACTGCCCAACATTCCTGAATGGGACCAAAGCGAGCGACTGAAACATGAGCGGGAACTGACCGGCTTCTACATCTCGTCTCATCCGCTGGCTCGTTATGAAGCCACCATGAAAGCGCTCTCGACCGCCACGACCATCAGCCTGCCGGAATCGTCGGATGGGCGAGAGGTCAAACTCTGCGGCATCATTACGACCGTCAAGAGCATGCTGACCAAAAAGGGCGACAAGATGGCCTACCTTACCCTGGAAGACCTCCTGGGCGTGGTGGAAATCATCATCTTCCCGGATCTCTACAAGAACGCCTCCGAGCTCATCGTCGTGGAACGGCTGGTGCGCATCACGGGCACGGTGGATCGGGGGGATAAAGGCACGAAGATTCGAGGGAGCAAGATCGAGCCCCTCGCCGAGGTGCAGGCGCAGGCGATCAAACGTGTCCATATTCGGCTGATCGATCACCCGGACGTGGGGGAACAGTTGCCGCGCCTCCGCGAGGTCTTTCAGCGCCACCCAGGCAACACGACCATTTCACTGACGTTACGGATGGATGTATCACAGGAAGCGGTGACTGCTCCCCTCCCGAATCTGACGATCACCCCCAGTGAACGGTTTGTGGCA